The following DNA comes from Anopheles coustani chromosome 2, idAnoCousDA_361_x.2, whole genome shotgun sequence.
ACCGTACCACCTCGATGTACATCATCCTGCCGAATGCGTCCAACCGGGAGAAGGTGCGCGCCTTGCGGGCGAAACTCGGTGCAGCCGAACTGGACCAGCTAATCGGCCAGATGGTGCGCCGGAAAGCGATGGTAGTGTTTCCCCGGATGCATGTTAACAGCCACTACAACCTTCGCGATTCCCTGGAACAGCTTGGCGTCAAATCGCTGTTCGATCCGACTAAGCGGAATTTCAAAATCGAACAATCTCCCAAGGTAAAGGGCAAGCCCAGGGACCAAGACGCGGTCAAGAAATCGCCGAAGCTGTACGTCGACTCGATGGTGCACCAGGTCGATCTGGAGGTGAACGAGCACGGCACCGAGGGTGGGGCCGTCACGATGGCCGTCATGGATCGCTCAGCGCCGCCGGTAACCTTCCGCGTGAGAGGACCCTTCCTAATCGCCATTCGACACGACCCAACAAAAATGCTCCTATTCTACGGCGCCGTCTACGATCCGTCCTAAGCATTTCACACACCATGATAGGCAGAAGGCTAGCCTTATCGGTTACATGACCGTGGATGAACAGTTGTAGCAACATATCGGTGTCATGATAATGCATTGCATCGCTCCTTGCAGGTCAATGCATTCCATTCCAAGGCATGTAGTAAACTATCCTTGGCCTCCATCGGGCGATGActgtttagtttattttctatCTAGAAAAGTGTATATTTTTAGtccattttttataaaaattatctCCTCTAACAAAGCTGAAAGGGAAAATGTggtggaagtgttttaaattaaaaaaaaaacacgtttgtTTAGTTAAACTATCTGCGATAAATCAGGACAAAGTACTTGTGTTTGTCGGAACATGATCCTCTCGGACAATCCTTCcgcgtgtgtgggtgtgtaatGTTACAAGTAATAGTTCAATGAATAGCAACCATGAGGCTACTTTACATTAACAATCACCAATGGCGCCGAACACCGTTATCTCGCGCAGCGCAGATGGCAAATAGGCGAAGATTTCCAAGTAAGCTTTAACCCTCGCGCAACGTCCGTGACTATGCAATGCAGCAACAAATGCGCACGACGCAAGCCGGTATGCAAATTATTCACTCGTTGTGCAAAAATGTTACGAACAGGTTTCTCCGTTCACGTGGATCCTGAGTTTAGAATAAAGATTAGACATGTGGATTTTCCCATTGACATAAACATGCGTTCGACTCGAGAAAGAAcattccgaaaaaaaaatttatcacCACGTGGTCCGTGGTGCGGATAACAGAATATTATCAAGGCTAGCATagtttcataaataaaatatctaaaCGAATGCTGGGAAGTAAATCTCCTTAActaacggaacggaaaaaccACATCAAGGTGGacgttgcaaaataaaaggatgGAAAGTTCCAAAAATAAGCGCGTCAAATTGACGCAACAGGATTTGTATTCGGAAATCAAAGAACCGGATTCTCATGTGACTGACCTCAACAGACACTGAAGCAAATTTGTTTTGGCTCTTCGTCGTGCGTCTTAGCTAGACGGAATTTCCCAACTGTTTGATACTGGCAAGAGTATCACACCTCACTGTGGTACTATTATCGCTCATGGGTTCGTAATCTTATAGTAGAGGAAACAAAATAGGTGCGGGCCGGAGGGTTATCAGTAGCACCATATATTTTAATCGACAACTTTCACTTAACGCTCTCTTATCCTCGAACAGGCCCCTGTAAACACCAACTGTTATACCAACTTTTATTTCCGCATGATTAATTATCATGCTTTTCTTCGCAATTTTTGGCTTTGACAACTCCACAAAGCAGTCCATGCGATGGCTTCAGCGTTACCAAGTTGAATAAAAGGTACTAATCGATCAAAGTAGCACAGGAACAGTTTTCTATTCACTTCTCGAAAACTAGTTTTTGCTAGGATTGCTTGGTTTTTCAAACAAGAGTACTCGCTAATCAGAATTGTCTAAACCTCCAGAAAACTTATCTTTTCTTGTGTGCTTTGTAACAACTAGATTTTCGTTGTCATATCATCAGCGAAACGCTAATTTGGATCATTTTGTATTTCGACAGAACtccaaatatttttaacacaGCTCAATAGACAATCATAACACAGATTAAAAAACTCAAATTAAATTCGCAATGGAATGAATGAGGAAAACATTCACTGTATGTAGCCCCGGGCATGTAGACTGTGCAGCAAAGGTACAACAACTTCCCGGTACTGGGTCCCGTTGTACTGTATGTCGCGTATGCGTTCCGCCTGTTTCTGGTCGAAGAACGCATCGAAGCTAATGTCCACATCGTCGGAGCGCTCCATCATGATGATTGGCAGCATAGAGACGGCACAAACAAGCCCTACGAAGAGGATGGCGTGTTTAAAAGATGGCAAACATTCGGACAGCATATTTTAAAAGATGAGAGGAGTTGGAGCTATTCTTACCGAAAAACTCGTACTCTTCGTATTCCTGCCTGACAGCCTCAAATGTCGGAATGGACGCGTAGTTGGCCGCTTGCAGCACATCCGAGAGCGATCGGTAGTATACCTTTAACAGATCATCGAGCAGTGTCAGGCGAACGTCGGCTTGTGGACAGTTGTACAGTGAGTAGACGAGATCGAAACCGGGGCTACCGTAGCACGATAGCTGGTAGTCGACGAACATGACCTCCCTCGGCACAGCCCCGTCGTCGTACCGGAACATCAGATTGTTGCTCCACAAGTCACCGTGATTCAGCACGTGAAATCGCGTAGTGCTCCGTTGTGGTTTCACGCTATCCGCGATACGTTGTTTGAAGGTGGGAAGGAGCGCTTGCAGCTTGGGCAGTATTTCCGCCTCCAGCTCGGGCCATCCGGTGGCGACGGAGAGAAACTTTTCCAGACCCGTCTGAAAAACGGCCAATATTGGATAATCCTCGACCTTCTGCTGGGGGTTGTAGAACCCGTACGAGTAGCGTTCGCGCAGCTGGCGTTCGTTATCCGCACTCTGGGCCGCGTACAGCATGGACGCGGCGTGAAACTTGCCAATCTTTCGCATCACCAGCTCGAGATGGGCATAGTCCAGGCCGCCGTGTGTTCGATCGCACATGCGAAACCCGATCGCCTTCAGGTCCTCGAACACGATCGTGCGCACGGGATCGGTGGTGGCGTAGTAACACTTCGCCCCGAACTGTTCGCCCGATGCGACGAGTCGCGAAAATTTCGGCAGCACCTCAAAAAACGTGGACGACTCCTTCCGGAACGCGTCGAGAATGTCCAGCGTGGCGCCACGATCTCCGACGTCGGGCATACATTTGGCCAGCAGGCGCTTCTCGGACGCGCCACCATCGTACAGCACGCGTATCCAGAACACGTCGCTCAGGTAGTTGTCCCCGGCAGAGGTTGCCGGACCGGCGGTGAAACTGTCGATCGTCACCGGCCGCTGGAGATCGTTTTCGAGCGAGCGCTTGATCAGCGATTCGGTCAGATAGCTCGGCAGTTGTTTGGTTCCTTCCGTGGCGGTAGACATCTTCCCAGGTACTGACCATTCCCGAGCTGGCCTCGGGAGTACATCTTACCAGGGCGTACTTCTCCCCAAAaccaaacagacacacacacagacgcgTTTACAGGCGCAACCAATAAAACCGTCCACTAGAATTTATATCACTTAGAGCAAATGCTTTTGCGAcggacaaaaaaagaaacacactgCAAAATATCTATTCGCACGCGACACGACCACCTCCATTATCTTGGCATGGAACGCCTCGCCTAACCCATCGTTACGGAGGAGAAGCGGACAATGATGGACAGTTTTCGTGGCGTGTGTCTCATCCGGATCATATCATCATTTCAACGCAACCGGACTCTAAAGAACCGGGAAGCTTTTTGCCCCCGCACTAATTACACAGCGGCTTTGGCATTGTAAACAACAGCATTACCGCGGGGAGAAATAGCGTTTAGACCACGCGGCCAAGCCACGATCGGATTAACCGTCTGTTTGAACGGCTAATGTAAAGAATAGCAAAGAAACTAAAAtgggttgttttcctttgtttgcCTGGTGAGAACTTTTCTTCCCACTGTATTATCGTTGCGGGCGGGATAATATTCGTGCATTAATGGTACACACTCTGAGTACGTCATTGTACTGTCACCCTGACATGCAGTCCAATTGGCTTGATTGGACATGCTCCTGGCGGTGTTTTATCGTACGCGTTGCATGACGAAGCGGTTCCACGGCCTCGTGGTCAAGGAAACAGCGAGTATGTGCAAGCATCAATTCGCGCCACCCATGTTGGCATAGCAACATCTTGTGCGTGAGAAAATTGACGAGATCAAAAGAAATCAGCTTCCTTTCAACTCGTTAACCCTCAGCTTACTAGACATTTCCCTTTCCATTCCGTAAAAAAATGACGATCGGACAATAATTTTGAAGTTATCCTCAGAACGGTAGGCAACTATAAATCGCCCTATAGTTTATGCCAGTCACGATCGCCTTGAACAAGATAAGTAAACCCAGCACCAGTTTAAATTGCAATATTGCAATACTGATATCCATCTAGATGAGCAATTGGTACGATCGTTTCGCCAAAACAATGGTAAACCCTTTGGCACGGTATCTTGCAACAACAATAAAGTCAATTGAAAGAGTTGGAAGGTTACGTAGAACGAATATTAGAGGTTTGATTCAATATCATCATGCGTTTTCGCTATaggtaatttaaatgtttttagaTAAAAGCCCATTTCAGAAGAAAGCTTCTTTCACCTAACGCAAATTGTCAAACGCATCCTGAATTCTAACTCATTCGTTGCTATGGTAACTTGCGTTGAAATGCGCTCAGCGAAATTCAGGAGGCGTTCGACCTTTTAGCGTTAAGTGAAAGACGGGATCTCTTGAAAGGGACTTAATATTGTGCATCGCGTGTCATCTGAAAAGTGTGCAGttacgaaataaaatgtttaattatgCAATATTTCTCGAtacatttattaaaattatcacTATTATTATCGttcgcaaaaacaaaagaaacaacacaaaGTAAAATAGTTGCGCTACCTTTCTTCCTCGATACTCGATGCTACGTGAAAGGAAACGAACGAACTGCAAAACAGTAGCACGAGCACGTTAAGTTTATCCTTTTATCCTGCACACTTTCCGAGTTTCTCTAACTCTTTCGAATGTTTTACAAATGTACATGGATGGATGCTGTTTCTTGGATGATACCACCGTTGCACGCTGTAGGTGCTttccttatttatttatccaaTACCTACGGTGGCCACGCCGGAgatatggaaaaacaaatttgaaaggTGCAGGCCGGCTTACATTTTCCCTGTTCACTAACAGCTCGCGATAAATAaacctttttaaaaacttgttcATTATTTCGGCAATTGGCTATCGATGATGAATATATTTACACAGTgaatccttccttcctttcttgtTAGTTTCATACACCGCTCAATCTCCCCCGTTTTCCTTACACCATTGACAATTTTAAAGTTCTTGGAAACTTACTTTGCACGAAACATTTCCTGATTTCTAGAGCATTCTCCTCTTCATCGCGCAAAGCGCGCACCCCGAGTGGCCGTTCAGCTGCACTCAGTTATGTCCGCGTCAACGTTCTGGATCTGCTGCTGGCTTTTGCTGGTCACCATGCACGATTTCGCTACTGACTCGAACAATCTAACGCgaaagaggggaaaaaaagttgATTACATATTTCAACCAACGACGATGACTTACACTTTGATGTGTGCGCCATACTTACCGCTCAATCTCCGGTGCACAGTGGACGAAGTCGTGCTCCCAGAACTTGTAGACCGGGTTCTTGATCAACTCGATGAAGGTGATCAGCAGGCCCCACGGGTGCGGACGGTTCACGATCAAGCGCTCGAGCAGAACGCGTGTAATTTGTTCCTGGATATGcatgtaaaaataaaccattcatGAAACCACCAGCTCTTCATCATCGGAGGGTGAGGATCGTGTCGGCTCCCATACCTGAATTGCTTCCGAGTTGGCCTCGCCGAACAGGTACAGGATGCAGCAACTGAAGTAGTGCGTGTGACTGTTCGGATAGCGTAGCTGGTTGGCGATCGCGTTCAGGAAGAGGTAGCGCCCCTCCGTGTCCAGATCGACGGCAAGATTCTGGAAGATGTCCATGTGCGCACAGTGCATGATCGTCGCCATCGTTGGGCCCAAGTTCTTCGAGCTGTAAAATCGATACGGAATAAGATTTGCAATCAAATAATTGTGTCGAGTTTGAGAGGCGCTCCCTCCTTTCTCTTACCGTATGTGCGCAATGGCCTGTGTGCCAACGTACAGCACGAGCGCGTTCATGAGCGGAATATTGTACCGCGAGCCGATGTCGTTCGAAATTTGCAGATTCGAGCGCAGCTCGGACAGGAAGGTGACCGGGGCACGGGCCTTCAGATAAGAGTCCAGATCCTTCTTGAAGCTGGCCGGCTGAATCGTGGCCGCATAGTTGATGGAAA
Coding sequences within:
- the LOC131267791 gene encoding uncharacterized protein LOC131267791 codes for the protein MSTATEGTKQLPSYLTESLIKRSLENDLQRPVTIDSFTAGPATSAGDNYLSDVFWIRVLYDGGASEKRLLAKCMPDVGDRGATLDILDAFRKESSTFFEVLPKFSRLVASGEQFGAKCYYATTDPVRTIVFEDLKAIGFRMCDRTHGGLDYAHLELVMRKIGKFHAASMLYAAQSADNERQLRERYSYGFYNPQQKVEDYPILAVFQTGLEKFLSVATGWPELEAEILPKLQALLPTFKQRIADSVKPQRSTTRFHVLNHGDLWSNNLMFRYDDGAVPREVMFVDYQLSCYGSPGFDLVYSLYNCPQADVRLTLLDDLLKVYYRSLSDVLQAANYASIPTFEAVRQEYEEYEFFGLVCAVSMLPIIMMERSDDVDISFDAFFDQKQAERIRDIQYNGTQYREVVVPLLHSLHARGYIQ